The Syntrophales bacterium region GTTCCAAGCTGTGACGGGACGGTCTTCTAATCCAGAACCTCCCTCAGCTTGCCGGAGAGCTTCTGGAGCTGAAAGGGTTTCTGGAGGAAGCCGTTGCAGCCCCGTTCCATGATCGTGTTCGCTTCTCCGTCGATGCTGTAGCCGCTGGAAAGGAGAACCTTTACCTCCGGATCGACGGTCCGGAGGCGGTCGAAGGTCTCCCCTCCGGAGAGGCCAGGCATGATCATGTCCAGGATGACCAGGTCGATCTCGTTCCTTTTCGTCATGTACACGGCGACGGCCTCCTGCCCGCTTCCGGCGATGTAAACCCTGTAACCGAGGGAAGTCAGGAGCTCTCCCGTCACCTCCGCAACCATGGGTTCGTCATCGACCAGCAGGATCGTCTCGCTTCCCTTCTTGATGGTTCCGGCCTCCTTTGCCTCCGTCACGACTTCCCTCTCCGATGCGGGCAGGAGAATGGTGAAGGTCGATCCGTGGCCCGGCTCGCTCTCCGCGTGAATCATGCCGCCGTGCCCCTTGACGATTCCGTAGACCATGGCCAGTCCGAGGCCCGTTCCCCTGCCCATTGCCTTGGTCGTGAAGAAGGGATCGAAGATCCGCTCCCTCGTCTTCGCATCCATCCCCGTACCGGTGTCGGTGATGGTGATTTTTACGTATTTTCCGGGGAAGACGGACATCAACTGGGCCTTCGTCTCGTCCAGAAGGACGTTCTCCGTCGCCAGGTAGATCTTCCCGCCTCCCGGCATGGCCTGCCAGGCGTTCACGTACAGATTCATGAAGATCTGCTCCATCTGGCCCCGGTCGGCCTCGACGCTCCACAGCTTCCGGTCGTATTTCCGGTGGATGGCGATCTCCTTCTTGGTCCGCCCGAACATGGAGGAGGTCTTCTTCACGATCTCGTTCATGTCGGTGGGCTTCACCTCGTACCGCCCCCCGCGGGCAAAGCCCAGGAGCTGCCTGGTCAGGTCCGTGCCGCTCTGCACCTGCTCCTCGATCCGCTTGAGCCTTTCATAATGGGGATGGGACGGATCCAGGTCCAGGAGTGTCAGCGATGCGTAGCCCTGGATGCCCATGAGGAGGTTGTTGAAGTCGTGGGCGATGCCGCCGGCCAGCGTGCCGATGGCCTCCATCTTGTCGGCGTGCTGCAGGCGCTCCTCCAGCCTCCGCCTCTCCTCGTCGGCGTTCCGCTGCTCGGTGATGTCGATGAGAGAGGCGACGCTCTGTTTCGTCCCCGGGATCAGGCCGACCGTCAGGAGAATATGCTTCACGGAGCCGTCCCTGTGCCGCAGCCGGAATTCGTAGCTTTTTTCCACGTCATCCGAATTCGTCCGCCGCACCTTGTGCCGGACGATCATCTTCTCCAGGTCTTCCTTCTCGACAAACTCCGTCCATTTTCTATTTCCTTCCACCTCCTCCCGCCGGTAGCCCGTCAGGCCCTCGAACCGTTTGTTCGCCAGGGAGATGGTCATGTCATCCTCGACGATCAGCATGGTGGCCCCTGTTGTCTCGAAAAATGCCTGATAACGTGTTTCCGATTCCCGCAGGGCATCCTCCGCCAGCTTTCGGTCCGTGATGTCGTTGAAGAAATTCAGGGTGGCCGGCTGACCCTGCCATGAAATCGGCGTCACATGAATCTCGACCAACTTGATCGATCCATCCCCGGCAAGGAGCCTGAAGGTGTATACGCTGGGAACATGCTCACCTTTCATCCTTTTCCTGTATCGCTCCGCGATCATCTTCCGGTCGTCGGGTTGAACAAAATCCAGGAAAGGCTTCGACAGAATCTCCTCCTTCGGGCGGCCGATGATTTCCACTGCGCGGCGATTGATGAAACAATGCCTGCCCTCCTGGGCGATCGAGATGGCCTCCTCCGCGTTCTCCACGACCAGGCGGTACTGCTCCTCGCTTTCCCTGAGCGCCTCTTCCATGCGCTTGCGCTCGGTGATGTCGCTGCAGCTTCCCTCGAAAGCGACGATCCTGCCCGAGGCGTCCCTCAAGGGAACGCCGTTGGAGGTGTGCCATCGCCAGGATCCGTCGGCGTGCCTGATGCGGTATTCGACCCCCGCCTGCCGCTCTCCCTTTTCGACCGCCCCCTGCAGCGCCTGAAGGCACACGTCGAGGTCGTCCGGATGGATGAGCGGCTGGAAGGATGTTCCGATCACCTGTTCTGGATGGTGGCCCAGGAGTTCGGTCCAGCTGGGGGAGACATACGTGAAGATGCCGTCCAGGCTCAGTGTGTAGATGATGTCATGGCTGTTCTCGATCAGCAGGCGGTACTGCTCCTCGATCTTTTTCCGGTCCGTAATGTCCCGCGTGCTTCCCTGCACCCCGACCGAGTTTCCGTCATCGTCGAGCAGCCAGCAGGCGGTAATCTCGATGTCCTTGACCGACCCGTCCTTGCAGTACTGCTGGATCTCCAGCGTCATGGACCGGGCGCGCTCCGCCGGGGGCTTTGCCAGCTGCGCGGCCAGCTCGGTCATGGCCGGCTCCACGCAGGATTTCACCACGTATTCATGGAAGGGAATCTCCAGGACCTCCTCGGGGGTGTAGCCGCTGAGCGACTTGACGGAAGGACTGACGTAGGTGAAGCGGCCGTCCAGTGTCATGGTCCAGATCACGTCGGTCGAATTGTCGGCGAGGAGGCGGTATTTCCGCTCGCTCTCCCGCAGGGTCTCCTCGGCCCGCTTCCGCTCGGTAATGTCCCGGGCCACGGCCTGAAAGGCGATGGCTTCTCCCTCCTGAAAGAGAAGCTGCGTATTCTGCCCGAGCCAGAGGTCCTGGCCGTCTTTCTTGACAATGGGATACTCCAGATACGTGTTGGAGATTTCCTTCACATACTGGAGACCGAAGTGACGGGTCACCATGTCAAGTGCATCCGGCCGGATCAGAGCCGAGAAATGCCTCCCCACGAGTTCTTCTTCACGGTATCCCGAAATGCGGAGCGCCGCCGGGTTCACAAATGTGAAATGCCCCCTGGCGTCGGTCTGGAAGACGATGTCGTTTGCCTGTTCCACCAGCGTCCGATAACGCTCTTCACTCTCGCGCAGGGCCTTCTCGGCCTGACGGCGATCGTCATCCGCCTTTTCCAGCTCCCGGATTCTCCGCTTCAGCGCGGCAATTTCCTCTGCCGGATCTTTCATTCCTTCTTCCAGATGGGTCATGAAACTCCCTTTATCCATCGCATATGCACCGGATCGGCAGGGATCCCGTCCCACTCCCCGGAACATAAAAAACCCCGATCTTCTCTCGAAAGAATCGGGGTCTCGGCGGTCGATTCATCGGCATCACCGTCTGCTCCGGAAAAGGGCTGGAACCTGGCTGTTGTTCCTTTCGCTCCAATGCCTGGAAAACAGCCGCCAGTATAGCGCCGGAATCGTACAAGTCAAGTCCTTTGGCTGGCAACCTATCAATATTATGGTATATTAGCGCCATCAGACCTGTTGGAAAGCAGAGGACCCCGGATGATAGTGGACCGTTATCGACACCCATGGTATGAAACGCATCAGATTCCATAAAATATTCGAACGGAGGGTACACATGAGAAGGCGTTTTCTTATCCTGGCAGCGGCGCTGATTGCGCTCCTGTTCTACGGCACGGCGCTGGCGCTGGAGTTCTCGGCGGACATGGTCAGTACCGGCAAGGGCGGCAAAGGGATGGTCTCGAAGGTTTATATGAAGGATAAAAAGTTCCGCTGGGAATCGAAACAGGAGGAAACCTATACGATCTCCCGGCAGGACCTGCTGAAGACCTGGATCGTCATGCCGAAGCAGCGAAGCTACATGGAGGTGAAGTTCGATCCCTCCAAGGATCAGTCGCCCAGGGAGAAGATGTCAGGCGAAGTCAGCCGGAAGCTGATCGGTACGGAAACGATCAACGGGCACCCGGCGAAGAAATATGAAGTCACGGTACAGAGCGGGAAACGGCAGACGAAATCGTACCAGTGGCTGGCGACGGACCTGAACAATTTCCCCATCAAGCAGGCGGCAGTGGACGGAAGCTGGGGCATGGAATACCGGAACATCCAGATGGGTGGCCAGCCAGACAGCCTCTTCGAAGAGCCGAAAGGCTTCAAGAAGATGGACATGCCCGGCATGCCGCGCGCGCCGCGCCGCTGAGGAGACCGGTCTGATGGAGCTGTCCTCCCGACACGTCGGAACCCCACTCAAGCCATATGAAACGTTCGTGACCTGGCGGCAGACGACGAATTACGCCGCCGCGCTGGGCGACGGCAATCCGCTGTACCTCGATGATTCGCTCCCCGGGGGAATCGTCGCTCCGCCCATGTTCTGCGTCGCCGTCACCTGGCCCATCACGGAGCGCATCGCCGACTTCATCGAATCGGCGAAGTTCCCGAAGGAGATCGTCAACACGCAGGTCCATTACACGGAGCACCTTGCCATCCACCGCCTCGTCCGTCCGGGGGACATGCTCACCGTGAAGGGCCGCATCGCGGCGATCATCCCCCGCAAGGCGGGAACCCTCTTCGTCATCCGCTACGACGCCGAAGACGCAGCGGGAATCCCCGTCTTCACGGAGCACATCGGCGGCATGATGCGGGGGGTCCAGTGCACCGACGAGGGACGCGGGGGAGAAGACCTTCCCCTGGCGCCGTCCTTTGAGACCTCCGGGGAATCCCTCTGGGAGACCCCGGTTTTCGTGGACCGGACGGCTCCCTTCGTTTACGACGGCTGCACCAACATCCATTTCCCGATCCA contains the following coding sequences:
- a CDS encoding PAS domain S-box protein, producing MKDPAEEIAALKRRIRELEKADDDRRQAEKALRESEERYRTLVEQANDIVFQTDARGHFTFVNPAALRISGYREEELVGRHFSALIRPDALDMVTRHFGLQYVKEISNTYLEYPIVKKDGQDLWLGQNTQLLFQEGEAIAFQAVARDITERKRAEETLRESERKYRLLADNSTDVIWTMTLDGRFTYVSPSVKSLSGYTPEEVLEIPFHEYVVKSCVEPAMTELAAQLAKPPAERARSMTLEIQQYCKDGSVKDIEITACWLLDDDGNSVGVQGSTRDITDRKKIEEQYRLLIENSHDIIYTLSLDGIFTYVSPSWTELLGHHPEQVIGTSFQPLIHPDDLDVCLQALQGAVEKGERQAGVEYRIRHADGSWRWHTSNGVPLRDASGRIVAFEGSCSDITERKRMEEALRESEEQYRLVVENAEEAISIAQEGRHCFINRRAVEIIGRPKEEILSKPFLDFVQPDDRKMIAERYRKRMKGEHVPSVYTFRLLAGDGSIKLVEIHVTPISWQGQPATLNFFNDITDRKLAEDALRESETRYQAFFETTGATMLIVEDDMTISLANKRFEGLTGYRREEVEGNRKWTEFVEKEDLEKMIVRHKVRRTNSDDVEKSYEFRLRHRDGSVKHILLTVGLIPGTKQSVASLIDITEQRNADEERRRLEERLQHADKMEAIGTLAGGIAHDFNNLLMGIQGYASLTLLDLDPSHPHYERLKRIEEQVQSGTDLTRQLLGFARGGRYEVKPTDMNEIVKKTSSMFGRTKKEIAIHRKYDRKLWSVEADRGQMEQIFMNLYVNAWQAMPGGGKIYLATENVLLDETKAQLMSVFPGKYVKITITDTGTGMDAKTRERIFDPFFTTKAMGRGTGLGLAMVYGIVKGHGGMIHAESEPGHGSTFTILLPASEREVVTEAKEAGTIKKGSETILLVDDEPMVAEVTGELLTSLGYRVYIAGSGQEAVAVYMTKRNEIDLVILDMIMPGLSGGETFDRLRTVDPEVKVLLSSGYSIDGEANTIMERGCNGFLQKPFQLQKLSGKLREVLD
- a CDS encoding DUF4412 domain-containing protein; the encoded protein is MRRRFLILAAALIALLFYGTALALEFSADMVSTGKGGKGMVSKVYMKDKKFRWESKQEETYTISRQDLLKTWIVMPKQRSYMEVKFDPSKDQSPREKMSGEVSRKLIGTETINGHPAKKYEVTVQSGKRQTKSYQWLATDLNNFPIKQAAVDGSWGMEYRNIQMGGQPDSLFEEPKGFKKMDMPGMPRAPRR
- a CDS encoding MaoC/PaaZ C-terminal domain-containing protein, producing MELSSRHVGTPLKPYETFVTWRQTTNYAAALGDGNPLYLDDSLPGGIVAPPMFCVAVTWPITERIADFIESAKFPKEIVNTQVHYTEHLAIHRLVRPGDMLTVKGRIAAIIPRKAGTLFVIRYDAEDAAGIPVFTEHIGGMMRGVQCTDEGRGGEDLPLAPSFETSGESLWETPVFVDRTAPFVYDGCTNIHFPIHTSVAFARAVGLPDIIHQGTATLALAVREVVNREAEGDPRQVRSISCRFTGMVIPGTEIRIRLVGRATEDGDRHCFFEVLNSEGKQAIRDGAIVLGLA